A window of Nitrospirota bacterium genomic DNA:
ACAGTACCTCCCGGCCTTGTCGAGATCACTTCAGAGCCTTCAAAATTCTGAAGCAGGTCAATCATCTTGTCAAGCGACTCCTGGTGCAACAGTTCGATGGCATCACGGTCGGGGATAGACGTGACCAGCCTGCGATCAATAAAATCACCAATCTTCTGCTGATTCATAAAGGAAAAGAAGACCATGCCCTTGAAGATTCTTTTATTGGTCTTAAAAGAAAAGAGAAAGCGCTCAAGCGAGTTTTCAAGGAAGAGATCATTGCGCACTTGTGTTTTTCTGTCGATAAGCATTGCCTGGAACCAGTATTTCTTGTCAATAATACTGTCTGCCTTCATCTCAAGGAGCGTATGACCGATATTCTTCTTGTCTGCAGTGTAGGAATTGTGGGCAACCGTATCAGATGCAAGGTGGCAAAGATAACCGTAGACAAACGCCTTCTGCTGCGATGTCTTAGCCGCCTTGAGAAGATCAAATCCAACTTCCCAGCTGTGAGAGCTCTTGCCCTCAGGCAGATATTTCTTGCCGATGATGATATCTGCCATGATGTTTCCGTAAAGAAAATCTTTTCGGTATCTCCTCATAAGCTCAAGAACGCCTGCAGGGATAAGGGCGCTGAGAGAGAAAAGCTCATTCCCGAGATAGATATGCGTCAAAGGCCCCCAGGCATAGCTGAGGCTCGGAACAAGAAGAAAGGATATAATCCAGAAAAGCTTGGATATTTTCATTGCCACCTCTCGATCAGATTCAACATAAGCCGCACCCCGATGCCTGAAGCGCCCTTCGGTATATAGGGCCGGTCCTTTTCTACCCACGCAGTCCCAGCGATATCAATATGAACCCAGGGCGACTGACCTGCAAATTCATGGAGAAAATACGCAGAGGCCATAAGTGAGCCTATCCTGTTGCCAATATTTCTTATATCAGCGATATCACTCTTGAGATAGTCCCTGTACTCGTCAAAGAGCGGAAGCTCCCATACCCGCTCATAGGTTTCCTCACCAGCCTTTCTGAGGGCGTCAAGAAGAGATCTATCATTGCCCATCATTGCCGCAACCTCGCCGCCAAAGGCGATAGCACAGGCGCCGGTAAGGGTGGCGATATCGATGATGGCCCTCGGCTTGAAACGCCTGGCATATTCGATAGCGTCAGCGACTGCCAGCCTGCCCTCAGCGTCAGTGTTTGCAATCTCAATAGTCTTGCCGCTGACAGACCGGACAACATCACCCGGCTTTACCGCGGAACCCCCAGGCAAATTCTCCGTGGCAGGAAGCAGGCCGATGAGATGCACAGGCAGTTTCAGCTCTGCGGCAGCCTTCATTGTGCCCAGAACTGCAGCACCTCCGGCCATATCATATTTCATCTTTTCCATGCCGTCAGAAGGCTTGAGTGACAAACCTCCGCTATCAAACGTAATCGACTTGCCTACGAGGACTATGGGCGGCTTTGCACTTCCCCGGTATTCTGCCACGATGAATTTCGGCAGCTCCTTTGATCCGCGCGATACCGCCAGAAATGCTCCCATGCCGATCTTTTGAATATCCTTTTTTTCAAGGACCCGGACAGAAATAAGCTTCTGCTTAAGGGAACAGGCAGCACCTGCGAGGTCATTCGGCGTCATATCATTGGCCGGAGCATTGACAAGGTCTTTTGCAAAGGCAACAGCAGACGCGATCACCTCTTTTTTCCTGATGCC
This region includes:
- a CDS encoding zinc dependent phospholipase C family protein — translated: MKISKLFWIISFLLVPSLSYAWGPLTHIYLGNELFSLSALIPAGVLELMRRYRKDFLYGNIMADIIIGKKYLPEGKSSHSWEVGFDLLKAAKTSQQKAFVYGYLCHLASDTVAHNSYTADKKNIGHTLLEMKADSIIDKKYWFQAMLIDRKTQVRNDLFLENSLERFLFSFKTNKRIFKGMVFFSFMNQQKIGDFIDRRLVTSIPDRDAIELLHQESLDKMIDLLQNFEGSEVISTRPGGTVRNGKFAKAFVQFQAEKGNRRLFYRQ
- a CDS encoding leucyl aminopeptidase, coding for MQIAVKNLKEEDCACDVLILPFVEDGPSSYRGLKPSVGRLIEKIRKKEFKGTLNELLLVPAPEDSKAERILFLGLGKKAAVTAEKVRQSGGKALSYLRDMEMRKTALSTLVLDQLKQSPVHFIEGALLGLYTYKKYKNEDHAKTISSLVLITKPSKELSLGIRKKEVIASAVAFAKDLVNAPANDMTPNDLAGAACSLKQKLISVRVLEKKDIQKIGMGAFLAVSRGSKELPKFIVAEYRGSAKPPIVLVGKSITFDSGGLSLKPSDGMEKMKYDMAGGAAVLGTMKAAAELKLPVHLIGLLPATENLPGGSAVKPGDVVRSVSGKTIEIANTDAEGRLAVADAIEYARRFKPRAIIDIATLTGACAIAFGGEVAAMMGNDRSLLDALRKAGEETYERVWELPLFDEYRDYLKSDIADIRNIGNRIGSLMASAYFLHEFAGQSPWVHIDIAGTAWVEKDRPYIPKGASGIGVRLMLNLIERWQ